A single window of Coffea eugenioides isolate CCC68of chromosome 7, Ceug_1.0, whole genome shotgun sequence DNA harbors:
- the LOC113777709 gene encoding cysteine protease XCP1-like, whose translation MAFASYAKLIILLFSLSFLASTTFCRDFSIVGYTPDDLTCIDKLINLFESWIQKHGKIYESIEEKLHRFEIFKDNLKHIDERNKDIANYWLGLNEFADLSHEEFKKMYLGLNGELATKRQSPEEEFTYGNVMDIPKSVDWRKKGAVTPVKNQGSCGSCWAFSTVAAVEGINQIVTGNLTSLSEQELIDCDTTYNNGCNGGLMDYAFAFIASNGGLHREEDYPYLMEEGTCDEKRDESELVQISGYHDVPQNSEQSLLKALAHQPLSIAIEASGRDFQFYSGGVFDGHCGTQVDHGVAAVGYGSTKGLDYIIVKNSWGSKWGEKGYIRMKRNTGKPEGLCGINKMASYPTKNK comes from the exons ATGGCTTTCGCCTCATATGCTAAGTTGataattcttttattttctttgtcaTTCTTAGCTAGTACCACATTTTGTCGCGATTTCTCGATCGTTGGCTATACACCGGATGATTTAACTTGCATTGACAAGCTCATCAATCTATTCGAGTCATGGATCCAAAAACACGGAAAAATCTACGAAAGCATCGAAGAGAAGTTGCACAGGTTCGAGATTTTCAAAGATAATTTGAAGCATATTGATGAGAGGAACAAAGACATTGCCAACTACTGGCTTGGCTTGAATGAGTTTGCTGATTTGAGTCATGAAGAATTTAAAAAGATGTATCTTGGATTGAATGGTGAGTTGGCTACTAAGAGACAATCGCCGGAAGAAGAATTTACGTACGGAAATGTTATGGACATTCCAAAGTCAGTGGACTGGAGAAAGAAAGGAGCTGTCACACCTGTCAAGAACCAAGGATCATGTG GAAGTTGTTGGGCATTCTCCACAGTAGCTGCAGTTGAGGGCATAAACCAAATTGTTACTGGAAATTTGACTTCATTATCTGAGCAAGAGCTCATTGACTGTGACACTACATACAATAATGGCTGCAATGGAGGTCTTATGGACTATGCATTTGCCTTCATAGCCTCCAATGGTGGACTTCACAGAGAGGAAGACTACCCTTACCTTATGGAGGAAGGCACTTGTGATGAGAAGAGG GATGAATCAGAGCTGGTCCAAATCAGTGGTTACCATGATGTTCCCCAGAACAGTGAGCAGAGTCTTCTTAAAGCACTTGCACACCAGCCCCTAAGCATAGCTATTGAGGCTTCTGGGAGAGATTTCCAGTTCTATAGTGGG GGTGTATTTGACGGGCATTGTGGAACTCAAGTTGATCATGGCGTGGCGGCTGTGGGATATGGTTCAACAAAGGGTCTCGATTACATCATTGTGAAGAACTCGTGGGGTTCAAAGTGGGGAGAGAAGGGATACATAAGGATGAAAAGAAACACAGGGAAGCCAGAAGGACTTTGTGGCATCAACAAAATGGCTTCATATccaaccaaaaataaataa